Proteins co-encoded in one Trueperella abortisuis genomic window:
- a CDS encoding helix-turn-helix domain-containing protein → MSSEKDHRIVCTLDAVLASRAMTLTELSERTGVTMANLSILKTGKARAVRFTTLTAICEALDCQPGDLFTLG, encoded by the coding sequence ATGTCGTCTGAGAAGGATCACCGGATCGTGTGCACGCTCGACGCCGTCCTCGCCTCCCGCGCCATGACCCTCACCGAGCTCTCCGAGCGCACCGGCGTGACCATGGCCAACCTCTCCATCCTCAAGACGGGTAAGGCGCGCGCGGTCCGCTTCACCACCCTCACCGCGATCTGCGAGGCGCTCGACTGCCAGCCCGGCGACCTCTTTACGCTCGGCTGA
- a CDS encoding type II secretion system F family protein produces MPGRVSPGPVGLGAVRPGPVGWVRDRLAGLVGGGGVVGRGAVDTAVVLDLAAAALSSGLSIPGTLKALDVAIGGAARTQTANLLLMGATWEEAWEELPRDRLREALRAAWTDGAAPVPLIQRSAQSLRLQRQRNAKEAAARLGARLVLPLGLCFLPAFILLGIVPVVAGAAGRLLGM; encoded by the coding sequence GTGCCTGGGCGGGTTTCGCCCGGGCCGGTGGGGCTTGGCGCTGTGAGGCCCGGGCCGGTGGGGTGGGTGCGCGACCGGTTGGCCGGGCTGGTCGGCGGTGGCGGCGTAGTGGGGCGCGGGGCCGTGGATACCGCCGTCGTGCTTGACCTGGCAGCGGCCGCGCTGTCCTCGGGGCTGTCGATCCCGGGCACGCTCAAGGCGCTCGACGTGGCGATTGGTGGGGCCGCCCGCACGCAGACGGCGAACCTGCTGCTCATGGGCGCTACCTGGGAGGAGGCGTGGGAGGAGCTCCCCCGCGATCGCCTGCGCGAGGCCCTGCGCGCGGCCTGGACGGACGGGGCCGCGCCCGTGCCGCTCATCCAGCGCAGTGCCCAGAGCCTGCGCCTGCAGCGCCAGCGCAACGCGAAGGAGGCGGCGGCCCGGCTTGGCGCCCGGCTCGTGCTGCCGCTTGGGCTGTGCTTCCTGCCTGCGTTTATCTTGCTGGGGATCGTGCCCGTGGTGGCGGGGGCGGCCGGCCGGCTGTTGGGAATGTAG
- a CDS encoding class I SAM-dependent methyltransferase, which yields MIDSLRHDLATWTRATIAAAIGERALCALDRDIAVPASLACAGGGRIHQLTRLFWLGEGLSRQELKVALPDAGARLAADADLLVHDGGLWRSRWQIVPVDVPAHLRPASPGAPSDADPSATVWIASSRGSLHGARHGKDFVMGVGGATRTLAALAAFTPGQFVLDLGTGSGILAILAARCGARVVATDISTPALDMARFNAELNGVADSIDFRRGSLFEPAPERFDVVVTNPPFVITPAAAREGVGKLDYRDAGWEGDQLSARVIGALADHLNADGRAWMLTNWEVTDAADPYAPVRGWAGNLDVHLVMRELLPVTSYIEMWLRDGGLTPAHPDYARSYRAWLEDFDARNVTHVGMGYLAAGRGAGRVLAQELRGIAPPNLHEYMERIWAGLRQEDLARLAPVATDVVEHRFYRPGEEEPWIIKFTQTAGFGEEVLADTALAGLMSVADGELTTAQIVCALAEILSEAPDKLMEKVIPKVAQLKQLGMLTFVEPVGR from the coding sequence ATGATCGATTCCCTCCGCCACGACCTCGCCACCTGGACACGCGCCACCATCGCCGCAGCCATCGGCGAGCGCGCCCTTTGCGCCCTCGACCGCGACATCGCCGTCCCAGCCTCGCTCGCCTGCGCAGGCGGAGGCCGGATCCACCAGCTCACGCGCCTGTTCTGGCTCGGCGAGGGGCTGAGCCGCCAGGAGCTCAAGGTGGCGCTTCCCGACGCCGGGGCACGGCTTGCGGCGGACGCGGACTTGCTCGTTCACGACGGCGGGCTGTGGCGCTCGCGTTGGCAGATCGTGCCCGTCGACGTCCCGGCCCACCTGCGCCCCGCCTCACCCGGCGCCCCTTCAGACGCCGACCCGTCGGCGACCGTGTGGATCGCCTCCTCCCGCGGTTCGCTTCACGGCGCGCGCCACGGGAAGGATTTCGTCATGGGCGTGGGAGGGGCCACCCGCACGCTCGCCGCGCTCGCGGCCTTCACCCCCGGCCAGTTTGTGCTTGACCTCGGCACGGGCTCGGGGATCCTCGCGATCCTGGCCGCGCGGTGTGGGGCGCGGGTCGTCGCCACGGACATCTCCACCCCGGCCCTCGACATGGCCCGCTTCAACGCCGAGCTCAACGGGGTGGCCGACTCGATCGACTTCCGCCGGGGCTCGCTGTTCGAGCCGGCGCCGGAGCGCTTCGACGTCGTCGTGACGAACCCGCCCTTCGTTATCACGCCCGCCGCGGCGCGAGAAGGCGTGGGTAAGCTCGATTACCGCGACGCCGGCTGGGAGGGCGACCAGCTCAGCGCGCGCGTCATCGGCGCTCTTGCCGACCACCTGAACGCGGACGGGCGGGCGTGGATGCTGACGAATTGGGAGGTCACGGACGCGGCCGACCCGTACGCGCCGGTCCGCGGGTGGGCGGGCAACCTAGACGTCCACCTCGTCATGCGCGAGCTGCTGCCGGTCACGTCCTACATCGAGATGTGGCTGCGCGACGGCGGTCTCACCCCCGCCCACCCTGACTATGCGCGCTCGTATCGGGCGTGGCTGGAGGATTTCGACGCCCGGAACGTGACCCATGTTGGCATGGGATATCTGGCCGCCGGCCGGGGCGCGGGGCGCGTGCTGGCCCAAGAGCTGCGCGGTATTGCCCCGCCAAACCTGCACGAGTACATGGAGCGAATCTGGGCCGGGCTGCGCCAGGAGGATCTGGCGAGGCTGGCGCCGGTGGCCACCGACGTCGTCGAGCACAGGTTCTACCGGCCGGGTGAAGAGGAGCCGTGGATCATCAAGTTCACCCAGACCGCCGGCTTCGGGGAGGAAGTCCTTGCGGATACGGCGCTGGCCGGCTTGATGTCCGTGGCGGACGGGGAGCTGACCACGGCGCAGATCGTCTGTGCGCTCGCGGAAATTTTGTCGGAGGCACCCGATAAGCTCATGGAGAAGGTGATACCGAAAGTTGCTCAGCTCAAACAGTTGGGTATGCTGACTTTCGTCGAACCGGTGGGAAGATAG
- a CDS encoding DUF4244 domain-containing protein yields MKKKFLTPQVESGMVSAEYAVGTVATTSIAGILIWLVQQDWFRQGIAEIFKRIFTYM; encoded by the coding sequence ATGAAGAAGAAGTTCCTGACACCGCAGGTCGAGTCGGGCATGGTGTCGGCGGAGTACGCGGTCGGCACGGTGGCGACTACGTCCATCGCCGGGATCCTGATCTGGCTGGTCCAGCAGGACTGGTTCCGGCAGGGCATCGCGGAGATCTTCAAACGCATTTTCACGTACATGTGA
- the topA gene encoding type I DNA topoisomerase, giving the protein MTKLVIVESPAKARTIGNYVGPDFVVEASIGHIRDLPRPSELPAEMKKGNFGKFAVDVDHDFAPYYVVNADKKKKVAELKKALKDADTLYLATDEDREGEAIAWHLLEVLKPKIPVKRMVFHEITKEAITRALNNTRDIDTQLVDAQETRRVLDRLVGYEVSPLLWRKVAPGLSAGRVQSVTTRLVVERERERMKFVPASYWDVTVSHARGGQPFESKLYAVDGVRIASGKDFGDDGRLTAKADKAGVATLSAEQAEQVAKAIEAATSRVVSVETKPYRRRPAAPFTTSTLQQEASRKLHLSARDTMRVAQSLYENGFITYMRTDSTNLSTEAISAARRQVQELYGADYLPDKPRLYTSKAKGAQEAHEAIRPAGDSFRTPQEVASQLRGREFQLYELIWKRTVASQMADATGSTASVRLAVGVHAGGVQEATLAASGTIITFRGFLAAYEEGRDKKRYEDKDSEARLPDLPEGEEVENLQATAEGHETTPPPRYTEASLVRTLEERGIGRPSTYASTISTVIDRGYVDKKGSALVPTWTAFSVVRLLEDNLPELVDYDFTAEMESDLDDIAAGQKSRVDYLGGFYFGDGDGGGLHGLVDGLGDIDARAVNTIDLSDQVAVRVGRYGPYLEETVDGAVTRRANIPPEVTPDELTIEKAKELLDSAMQEDRELGKDPETGYAIVVKDGRFGPYVSEVLPEDAVAYTATGRVSKVKPKPKTASLFASMSPDTVTLEEALRLLSLPREVGESNGEMILATNGRYGPYMKRGSDSRSLESEDQIFSITLEQAEEIFSKPKVRGQRQARPPLAELGTDPVSGGQILLKDGRFGPYVTDGETNASLPRSEDINQITPERAQELLVQRRLKIAEQGGPKARNKTRKTVRKSAAKKATKK; this is encoded by the coding sequence ATGACGAAGCTTGTCATCGTCGAGTCTCCTGCCAAGGCGCGCACCATCGGGAACTATGTGGGCCCGGACTTCGTGGTGGAGGCGTCCATTGGTCACATTCGCGACCTCCCGCGCCCATCGGAGCTCCCGGCCGAGATGAAGAAGGGCAACTTCGGCAAGTTCGCCGTGGACGTGGATCACGATTTTGCCCCCTACTACGTGGTCAACGCGGACAAGAAGAAAAAGGTTGCCGAGCTGAAGAAGGCGCTCAAGGATGCCGACACGCTCTACCTCGCAACCGATGAGGACCGCGAGGGCGAGGCGATCGCGTGGCACCTGCTGGAGGTGCTCAAGCCGAAAATCCCGGTCAAGCGCATGGTCTTCCACGAGATCACGAAGGAGGCGATCACCCGCGCGCTGAACAACACGCGGGATATCGACACCCAGCTGGTCGACGCCCAGGAAACGCGCCGCGTCCTCGATCGGCTCGTGGGCTATGAGGTCTCCCCGCTGCTGTGGCGCAAGGTGGCGCCGGGGCTGTCCGCGGGGCGCGTGCAGTCGGTGACCACCCGCCTCGTCGTGGAGCGCGAGCGCGAGCGCATGAAGTTCGTCCCCGCCTCCTACTGGGACGTCACGGTCAGTCACGCGCGGGGCGGGCAACCCTTCGAATCGAAACTGTATGCGGTGGACGGCGTGCGGATCGCGTCGGGCAAGGATTTCGGGGACGACGGGCGGCTGACGGCCAAGGCGGACAAGGCGGGCGTGGCCACGCTGAGCGCCGAGCAGGCCGAGCAGGTTGCCAAGGCGATCGAGGCGGCGACCTCGCGGGTGGTGTCGGTGGAAACGAAGCCGTATCGGCGTCGTCCGGCGGCGCCGTTCACCACCTCCACGCTGCAGCAGGAGGCCTCGCGCAAGCTCCACCTCTCGGCGCGCGACACGATGCGGGTGGCGCAGTCGCTGTACGAAAACGGCTTTATCACCTACATGCGAACGGATTCGACGAACCTGTCTACCGAGGCGATCTCGGCGGCGCGGCGCCAGGTTCAGGAGCTGTACGGCGCGGACTACCTGCCGGACAAACCCCGGCTCTACACCTCGAAGGCGAAGGGTGCGCAGGAGGCGCATGAGGCGATCCGCCCCGCGGGGGATTCCTTCCGCACGCCGCAGGAGGTGGCCAGCCAGCTGCGCGGGCGCGAATTCCAACTTTACGAGCTGATCTGGAAGCGCACGGTGGCCTCCCAGATGGCCGATGCGACGGGCTCGACAGCGTCGGTGCGGCTGGCAGTGGGCGTGCATGCCGGGGGCGTTCAGGAAGCTACGCTGGCGGCGTCGGGAACGATCATCACCTTCCGCGGCTTCCTCGCCGCCTACGAGGAGGGCCGGGACAAGAAGCGCTACGAGGACAAGGACTCGGAGGCGCGGCTGCCGGACCTGCCCGAAGGTGAAGAGGTGGAGAACCTGCAGGCCACGGCCGAGGGGCACGAAACGACGCCGCCGCCGCGTTACACGGAGGCATCGCTGGTTCGCACGCTGGAGGAGCGCGGGATCGGGCGCCCGTCCACGTACGCGTCCACGATCTCCACGGTGATCGACCGCGGGTATGTGGACAAGAAGGGCAGCGCGCTGGTTCCCACGTGGACTGCGTTTTCGGTGGTGCGCCTGCTGGAGGACAACCTGCCCGAGCTTGTCGACTACGACTTCACGGCGGAGATGGAGTCCGACCTGGACGACATCGCAGCGGGCCAGAAGAGCCGCGTGGACTACCTGGGCGGCTTCTACTTTGGTGACGGCGATGGCGGTGGCCTGCACGGGCTGGTGGACGGGCTGGGCGACATCGACGCCCGGGCGGTCAACACGATTGATCTGTCGGATCAGGTGGCGGTGCGCGTGGGGCGCTACGGGCCCTATCTGGAAGAGACGGTCGACGGCGCGGTCACCCGCCGAGCCAACATCCCGCCGGAGGTCACACCGGACGAGCTGACGATCGAAAAGGCTAAGGAACTACTGGACTCCGCGATGCAGGAGGACCGGGAGCTGGGCAAGGATCCGGAAACCGGATACGCGATCGTGGTCAAGGACGGCCGGTTTGGCCCCTACGTGTCGGAGGTGCTGCCGGAGGACGCGGTGGCCTACACCGCCACGGGAAGGGTGTCGAAGGTCAAGCCCAAGCCGAAGACAGCCTCGCTATTCGCCTCGATGAGTCCCGACACGGTGACGCTGGAGGAAGCGCTACGTCTGCTGTCGTTGCCGCGAGAGGTCGGTGAGTCAAACGGCGAGATGATCCTGGCCACGAACGGGCGCTACGGGCCGTACATGAAGCGAGGCTCGGACTCGCGGTCTCTGGAGAGCGAGGATCAGATCTTCTCCATCACCCTGGAACAGGCGGAGGAGATCTTCTCCAAGCCGAAGGTGCGCGGGCAGCGCCAGGCGCGCCCGCCGCTCGCGGAGCTGGGCACGGACCCGGTCTCGGGTGGGCAGATCCTGCTCAAGGATGGGCGTTTCGGCCCGTACGTCACCGACGGGGAGACGAACGCCTCCCTCCCACGCTCGGAGGACATCAACCAGATCACCCCGGAGCGCGCCCAGGAGTTGCTCGTCCAGCGCCGGTTGAAGATCGCCGAACAGGGCGGGCCGAAGGCCCGCAACAAGACGCGCAAGACCGTGCGTAAGTCGGCGGCCAAGAAAGCAACGAAGAAGTAG
- the tmk gene encoding dTMP kinase — protein MGLFISFEGGDGSGKSTQARALAGWLEETGHDVVVTREPGGTPMGGAIRDLLLHGEDMGPRAEALLYAADRSHHVQSKVRPALERGAVVVTDRYLDSSVAYQGAARELGTEEVRELSLWAVDGLLPDITFLLDLPTADAAGRAAIRSEALDRLERAGREFHDAVRAQYRILAAREPQRFYVLDARRSVEDLAEEIREVVVGMLEERRAPGGFASGKGTPGEADVSGTPGEADAPGAPGGECA, from the coding sequence ATGGGCCTGTTCATTTCTTTCGAGGGCGGGGACGGTAGCGGTAAGTCCACGCAGGCCCGCGCGCTCGCCGGCTGGCTCGAGGAGACCGGACACGACGTCGTCGTCACGCGCGAGCCGGGCGGCACGCCGATGGGCGGTGCCATCCGCGATCTGCTGCTGCACGGGGAGGACATGGGCCCGCGCGCCGAGGCGTTGCTGTATGCGGCCGACCGCTCCCACCACGTGCAGTCGAAGGTGCGCCCAGCCCTCGAGCGTGGGGCGGTGGTGGTGACGGATCGCTACCTGGATTCATCGGTGGCCTACCAGGGTGCGGCCCGCGAGCTCGGCACGGAGGAGGTCCGCGAACTGTCGCTGTGGGCGGTGGACGGACTGCTGCCCGACATCACCTTCCTGCTCGATCTGCCCACCGCTGACGCCGCCGGCCGCGCAGCCATCCGTTCCGAGGCGCTTGACAGGCTCGAACGCGCGGGCAGGGAGTTTCACGACGCCGTCCGCGCCCAGTACCGCATCCTCGCCGCGCGCGAGCCGCAGCGCTTCTATGTGCTCGACGCGCGCCGGTCGGTGGAGGATCTGGCCGAGGAGATCCGTGAGGTTGTGGTGGGGATGCTCGAGGAGCGCCGAGCGCCAGGCGGCTTTGCGAGCGGCAAGGGCACGCCGGGTGAGGCGGATGTGTCCGGCACGCCGGGTGAGGCGGATGCGCCGGGCGCACCAGGAGGCGAGTGCGCGTGA
- a CDS encoding DNA polymerase III subunit delta': MSVFDGLVGQEEAVADLTRAAQAARKIAGAGFESARGSSAMSHAWLITGPPGSGRSLAARAFAAALQCTGTRPGCGECSQCKAVMAGQHPDVSSLSTDLVTIKAEEVRAYVASSYQAPGSGSWKVFIIEDADRMVERTTNVLLKAIEEPGPRTVWLLCTAAVADVLPTIRSRCRNVNLVTPSVEEVARLLVEREGVERETAYVAAQAAQSHIGVAKALATNPEAAGLRKKTLDALASIHGVGDAAVAAWMLVDPELMGVSTNRDKAAEEREEADRLAALGLEAGARVPAAVRSQVRAASVDSKRRATRTLHDMIDRELTYMISFYRDVVVVQLDAQVALINADYAEAIQSIAAKIGPTEALSRIDTLGEARERLRSNVAPQLLMEAALSAMRQ; the protein is encoded by the coding sequence GTGAGCGTCTTTGACGGCCTCGTCGGCCAGGAGGAGGCGGTGGCGGACCTGACGCGCGCCGCGCAGGCGGCTCGCAAGATCGCGGGCGCTGGCTTTGAGAGTGCGCGGGGTAGCTCGGCGATGAGCCACGCATGGCTGATTACCGGCCCGCCGGGCTCGGGCCGCTCGCTCGCCGCGCGGGCTTTCGCCGCCGCGCTCCAGTGCACGGGCACTAGGCCGGGGTGCGGGGAGTGCTCCCAGTGCAAGGCCGTGATGGCGGGGCAACACCCGGACGTGAGCTCCCTGTCGACCGACCTGGTGACGATCAAGGCAGAAGAGGTGCGCGCCTACGTGGCGAGCTCCTACCAGGCGCCGGGCAGCGGATCGTGGAAGGTCTTCATCATCGAGGACGCCGACCGCATGGTCGAGCGCACCACGAACGTCCTGCTCAAGGCCATCGAGGAACCCGGCCCCCGCACAGTCTGGTTGCTGTGTACCGCGGCGGTGGCCGACGTCCTGCCCACCATCCGATCCCGCTGCCGCAACGTCAACCTGGTCACCCCGTCGGTGGAGGAGGTGGCGCGCCTGCTCGTCGAGCGAGAGGGCGTGGAGCGGGAGACGGCGTACGTCGCGGCGCAGGCGGCCCAGTCTCACATCGGCGTCGCGAAGGCGCTGGCTACGAACCCGGAGGCCGCCGGCCTGCGGAAGAAGACCCTCGACGCGCTGGCGTCGATTCATGGGGTGGGGGACGCGGCCGTCGCCGCGTGGATGCTGGTGGACCCGGAGTTGATGGGAGTCAGCACTAACCGCGACAAGGCGGCAGAGGAGCGCGAGGAGGCCGATCGGCTCGCAGCACTGGGCCTCGAGGCCGGAGCGCGCGTGCCCGCGGCAGTCAGGAGCCAGGTGCGGGCAGCGAGCGTCGACTCCAAGCGCCGCGCCACACGAACGCTCCACGACATGATCGATCGCGAGCTGACCTACATGATCTCGTTCTATCGTGACGTGGTGGTCGTCCAGCTGGACGCCCAGGTGGCCCTCATCAACGCCGACTATGCGGAGGCGATCCAAAGCATTGCGGCGAAGATCGGCCCGACTGAGGCGCTGTCCCGCATCGACACCCTCGGCGAGGCCCGCGAGCGCCTGCGCTCCAACGTGGCTCCGCAACTGCTCATGGAGGCGGCGCTGTCGGCGATGCGGCAGTAG
- a CDS encoding DUF2975 domain-containing protein codes for MTRWEKIPLWCALAIIWLGTCLLAAGLLDTIIALTAGSHIGGTPANACDLPNFCMNGESSVPMAWVSSATIAWTVADDAVTLLTLLGALILGTDVIRRISRAQAFAGATLARMGTVAGLLLAGGVLTYVLNKASHAHIAQDTDDFQGATYTDGVTIAAGPGLLPLALVFAGILSLAFWAAFRQGARMREELDYVV; via the coding sequence ATGACCCGTTGGGAGAAGATACCCCTCTGGTGCGCCCTCGCCATCATCTGGCTCGGCACGTGCCTGCTCGCGGCCGGCCTGCTCGACACGATCATCGCCCTGACCGCCGGCTCGCACATCGGCGGCACACCCGCCAACGCGTGCGACCTGCCCAATTTCTGCATGAACGGAGAATCGAGCGTACCTATGGCGTGGGTTTCGTCGGCCACGATCGCCTGGACGGTCGCCGACGACGCCGTCACCCTCCTCACGCTCCTCGGCGCGCTCATCCTCGGCACGGACGTCATTCGCCGCATCAGCCGAGCCCAGGCCTTCGCCGGCGCCACCCTCGCCCGCATGGGCACGGTCGCCGGGTTGCTCCTGGCCGGGGGCGTCCTCACCTACGTCCTCAACAAGGCCTCCCACGCTCACATCGCGCAGGACACCGACGATTTCCAGGGCGCCACGTACACAGACGGCGTGACGATTGCGGCCGGCCCCGGCCTCCTTCCCCTCGCACTCGTCTTCGCAGGTATCCTCTCACTGGCCTTCTGGGCAGCGTTCCGCCAGGGCGCCCGCATGAGGGAGGAGCTCGACTATGTCGTCTGA
- a CDS encoding DEAD/DEAH box helicase, whose translation MLLDVARSYGADQLTGHVVIPPREVRVGEWGPWVAPEVLRALSEIGVERPWIHQAQAANAARAGRNVVVATGTGSGKSLAAWVPVLSTIVEGRATTSLASARSRPTALYLAPTKALGADQELSLSRLAALVDPRIAVASVDGDADGPTRSWARTSADIVLTNPDFAHFGLLGRQEMWQRLWRGLAYVIVDEFHSYRGSFASNVALVVRRLLRMARHYGAAPTVIFLSATAYEPAASAQRFLGQAFGSVTAVVDDGSPAGQRDILTLACRQVEGDKPAAIDDEGNIDVRRRSANTEAGELTATLVAADARVLTFVRSRPAAERVAEVSREILHERASHLEGSVAAYRGGYLPEERRELERQLRTGDLRALATTSALELGIDISGLDAVVVTGWPGTQASFRQQIGRAGRAGAGGLAILIGRDNPLDQYILSHPSILEASPEMSVFDPTNPWILPGHLCAAATEAPLTEADLEIFSLPSTAIFEELEEADLLRRRPRGWFWNPALHVNPHDMVDIRGGGTTVSIIDSESGALLGTVDQARADITVHPGAIYLHQGVAHMVESLADDVALVHRHREEDIRTFAREESSVEILSTDAEVPLPHGTWCRGRVVVQSRVVGYDVRRVADGLYLGTHPLSMPMRSLETTGVWLTIDAEALRACGIRTADIPGTLHAAEHTMIALLPLFATCSRWDIGGLSTAAHPQTGKATIIVHDAMAGGAGCSDRGFHAAGDWLRATLDTLESCDCTHGCPRCVQSPKCGNNNEPLDKHGATALLRHLLASWPAATGPEPGQPPR comes from the coding sequence ATGCTTCTCGATGTCGCCCGCAGCTACGGCGCCGACCAGCTCACCGGCCACGTCGTCATCCCGCCGCGTGAGGTCCGCGTCGGCGAATGGGGGCCGTGGGTGGCGCCCGAGGTGCTCCGCGCGCTTTCCGAGATCGGCGTGGAGCGTCCCTGGATCCACCAGGCGCAGGCCGCGAACGCCGCCCGCGCCGGCCGCAACGTCGTCGTGGCCACGGGCACCGGCTCGGGCAAGTCCCTCGCCGCGTGGGTTCCCGTGCTCTCCACGATAGTGGAGGGTCGGGCCACGACGTCGCTGGCCTCGGCCCGCTCCCGCCCCACCGCGCTCTACCTCGCACCCACGAAAGCACTCGGCGCAGACCAGGAGCTTTCGCTCTCCCGCCTCGCCGCCCTGGTCGACCCGCGTATCGCCGTGGCCAGCGTCGACGGCGACGCCGACGGCCCCACCCGCAGCTGGGCGCGCACCAGCGCCGACATCGTCCTGACCAACCCCGACTTCGCCCACTTCGGGCTACTCGGCCGGCAGGAGATGTGGCAGCGGCTCTGGCGCGGCCTGGCCTACGTGATAGTCGACGAGTTTCACTCCTACCGCGGCTCCTTCGCCTCCAACGTGGCGCTTGTAGTGCGCAGGCTACTGCGCATGGCCCGCCACTACGGCGCCGCCCCCACGGTCATCTTCCTCTCCGCCACCGCCTACGAGCCGGCCGCCTCCGCCCAACGCTTCCTCGGGCAGGCCTTCGGGTCGGTCACCGCCGTCGTCGACGACGGCTCGCCCGCCGGCCAACGTGACATCCTCACCCTTGCCTGCCGCCAGGTCGAAGGCGACAAGCCCGCCGCGATCGACGACGAGGGCAACATCGACGTCCGCCGACGCTCAGCCAACACCGAGGCCGGCGAGCTGACCGCAACCCTCGTGGCCGCCGACGCACGCGTCCTGACCTTCGTCCGCTCTCGCCCTGCCGCCGAGCGGGTGGCCGAAGTGTCGCGGGAGATCCTCCACGAGCGCGCCTCCCACCTGGAAGGAAGCGTGGCGGCCTACCGCGGCGGCTACCTGCCCGAGGAACGCCGCGAGCTGGAACGCCAGCTTCGCACGGGCGACCTGCGCGCCCTCGCCACCACCTCCGCGCTCGAGCTCGGCATCGACATCTCGGGTCTGGACGCCGTCGTCGTGACGGGTTGGCCTGGCACGCAGGCGTCCTTCCGCCAGCAGATCGGGCGAGCGGGGAGGGCCGGCGCGGGTGGGCTGGCGATCCTCATCGGGCGGGACAACCCGCTCGACCAGTACATCCTCAGCCACCCGTCCATCCTCGAGGCGAGTCCCGAGATGAGCGTCTTCGACCCCACCAACCCGTGGATCCTGCCCGGCCACCTGTGCGCGGCCGCCACCGAAGCGCCGCTGACGGAGGCAGACTTGGAGATCTTCTCCCTGCCCTCCACCGCGATCTTCGAGGAGCTGGAGGAGGCCGATCTTTTGCGGCGCCGCCCACGCGGCTGGTTTTGGAACCCTGCGCTGCACGTCAACCCGCACGACATGGTTGACATCCGCGGCGGGGGCACAACCGTGTCGATCATCGACTCCGAATCGGGTGCGCTGCTCGGCACCGTCGACCAGGCGCGCGCTGACATCACGGTTCACCCCGGCGCGATCTACCTCCATCAGGGGGTTGCCCACATGGTAGAGAGCCTCGCCGACGACGTCGCCCTCGTCCACCGCCACCGCGAGGAGGACATCCGCACCTTCGCCCGCGAGGAGAGCTCCGTGGAGATCCTCTCCACCGATGCTGAGGTCCCCCTGCCCCACGGCACGTGGTGCCGCGGCCGGGTGGTCGTGCAGTCGCGGGTGGTCGGCTACGACGTACGACGGGTGGCCGACGGCCTGTACCTGGGCACACATCCGCTGAGCATGCCGATGCGTAGCTTGGAGACAACCGGGGTGTGGTTGACGATCGACGCCGAAGCGTTGCGTGCCTGCGGCATCCGCACGGCGGACATCCCCGGCACCTTGCACGCGGCCGAGCACACGATGATCGCGCTCCTCCCACTCTTCGCCACGTGCAGCCGATGGGACATCGGCGGTCTGTCCACCGCCGCCCACCCGCAGACCGGGAAGGCCACCATCATCGTCCACGACGCGATGGCCGGCGGGGCCGGCTGCTCCGACCGCGGTTTCCACGCCGCGGGGGACTGGCTGCGCGCCACGCTCGACACCCTCGAGTCCTGCGACTGCACCCACGGCTGCCCGCGTTGCGTGCAGTCCCCCAAGTGTGGGAACAACAATGAGCCCCTCGACAAGCACGGGGCAACCGCCCTGCTGCGCCACCTGCTCGCCTCCTGGCCGGCCGCTACGGGCCCCGAGCCGGGCCAGCCACCGCGCTAG
- a CDS encoding Rv3654c family TadE-like protein — translation MARARAEQGSATVTAAAMIAALTALAILMFQLIAAAGERMEAQNVADLTAVSAAMVYRDTGSQARACARAAELAPGYAVACEAEGRNMRVTVRSESRFAWIVARHEASAVAGPARGP, via the coding sequence ATGGCTAGGGCGCGGGCGGAGCAGGGCTCCGCGACAGTCACCGCCGCGGCGATGATCGCCGCGCTGACGGCGCTCGCCATCCTCATGTTCCAGCTGATCGCAGCGGCGGGGGAGCGGATGGAGGCGCAGAACGTTGCCGACCTGACGGCCGTGTCCGCCGCGATGGTCTACCGGGATACGGGTTCGCAGGCTCGGGCGTGCGCGCGGGCGGCAGAGCTGGCGCCAGGCTACGCCGTGGCATGTGAGGCAGAGGGGAGGAACATGCGCGTCACGGTCCGCAGCGAGTCGCGCTTCGCCTGGATCGTCGCCAGGCACGAGGCTAGCGCGGTGGCTGGCCCGGCTCGGGGCCCGTAG